One genomic region from Chlamydia poikilotherma encodes:
- a CDS encoding nucleotide exchange factor GrpE has protein sequence MTDSSNEHEAENPSVPTPDNEIQDLQQEVATLKAELKEKNDKYLMVLAESENARKRMQKERQEMMQYAVENALIDFLVPIESMEKALGFASQMSDEVKNWALGFNMILQQFKQVFEEKGIIEYSSVGQKFNPFLHEAVETEETTKVPEGTIVEEFSKGYKIEDRPIRVAKVKVAKAPAPQGKEEVEK, from the coding sequence ATGACAGATTCCTCTAACGAACATGAGGCAGAAAATCCTTCAGTTCCTACCCCCGATAACGAGATTCAGGATCTCCAACAAGAAGTAGCTACGTTAAAAGCGGAGCTAAAAGAAAAAAACGATAAATATTTAATGGTCCTTGCGGAATCAGAAAATGCTCGCAAGCGCATGCAAAAAGAACGCCAAGAAATGATGCAATATGCAGTAGAAAATGCTCTCATAGACTTTTTAGTGCCTATAGAAAGCATGGAAAAAGCTTTAGGATTTGCGTCACAAATGTCAGATGAAGTGAAAAATTGGGCATTAGGATTCAATATGATCCTACAACAATTTAAACAAGTTTTTGAAGAGAAGGGTATCATTGAATACTCCTCAGTAGGACAAAAATTTAATCCATTTTTACATGAGGCAGTGGAAACTGAAGAAACTACAAAAGTCCCTGAGGGTACTATCGTGGAAGAATTTTCTAAAGGCTATAAAATCGAAGATCGTCCCATACGCGTTGCGAAAGTCAAAGTAGCGAAAGCACCCGCACCTCAAGGAAAAGAAGAAGTAGAAAAATAA